The Polycladomyces zharkentensis genome window below encodes:
- the uvrA gene encoding excinuclease ABC subunit UvrA translates to MAQEHIVVRGARVHNLKNIDVTIPRDKFVVLTGLSGSGKSSLAFDTIYAEGQRRYVESLSAYARQFLGQMDKPDVDAIEGLSPAISIDQKTTSRNPRSTVGTVTEIYDYLRLLFARIGRPVCPEHGIEISSQTVQQMVDRIMELPERTRIQVLAPMVKGRKGEHVKLLQDIGKQGFVRVRIDGEIRDLSEEIKLEKNKKHTIEVVVDRLVVKPGIETRLTDSIETALGLTDGQVLIDVVDGEELLFSQNLACPECGFSIDELSPRMFSFNSPFGACPTCDGLGSRMEIDPELVVPDPEKTIREGALEPWAHSSSNYYEQLLETVCDHFGIDMDRPFAELSQEERNLLLYGTQERIPFRYTNDLGHRRETQVRFEGVVNNLQRRYHETGSDSVREMIENYMSTKACPTCKGARLRKESLHVFVGGKNIDYVTRLSVRDALAFFDNLELNEKEQQIARQVLKEIRERLGFLVNVGLDYLTLHRSAGTLSGGEAQRIRLATQIGSSLMGVLYILDEPSIGLHQRDNNRLIETLERMRDLGNTLIVVEHDEDTMLAADYIIDIGPGAGAHGGRVVAAGTPEEVMRHPDSLTGQYLSGRKFIPLPEERRKPNGKWLEVRGARENNLKNIDVRIPLGVFTCVTGVSGSGKSTLVNEVLHKALARQLNKAKVIPGAHDEIFGIEHLDKVIDIDQSPIGRTPRSNPATYTGVFDDIREVFASTPEAKVRGYKKGRFSFNVKGGRCEACRGDGIIKIEMHFLPDVYVPCEECKGKRYNRDTLEIKYKGKNVADVLEMTVEEALEFFQNIPRIKRKLQTLYDVGLGYMKLGQPATTLSGGEAQRVKLASELYKRSNGRTLYILDEPTTGLHIDDIARLLQVLQRLVDNGDTVLVIEHNLDVIKTADYIIDLGPEGGAGGGTIVAAGTPEEVVEVKASHTGRYLKPILERDRQRMEQWMKELERKVSASS, encoded by the coding sequence ATGGCACAGGAACACATTGTGGTTCGCGGTGCGCGAGTGCACAACCTGAAAAATATCGACGTCACCATTCCGCGGGACAAATTTGTCGTGTTGACGGGATTGAGCGGATCGGGCAAATCTTCGCTTGCCTTCGACACCATCTATGCGGAGGGGCAACGTCGTTATGTGGAATCCCTCTCCGCCTATGCCCGCCAGTTCCTCGGCCAGATGGACAAACCCGACGTCGACGCCATCGAGGGATTGTCTCCGGCCATTTCCATCGATCAGAAAACGACCAGCCGCAACCCGCGTTCAACGGTGGGGACGGTGACGGAGATTTACGATTACCTCCGCCTGTTGTTCGCTCGTATCGGTCGCCCCGTCTGTCCCGAACACGGAATCGAGATTTCCTCGCAGACGGTACAGCAAATGGTGGACCGGATCATGGAACTGCCTGAGCGGACGAGGATTCAGGTTCTGGCCCCCATGGTGAAGGGACGGAAAGGGGAACATGTCAAACTGTTGCAGGACATCGGCAAACAGGGGTTTGTCCGGGTGCGGATTGACGGGGAGATCCGGGACTTGTCCGAAGAAATCAAACTGGAGAAGAACAAAAAACACACCATTGAAGTGGTCGTGGACCGTCTCGTCGTCAAACCGGGGATCGAGACCCGACTGACCGACTCAATCGAAACGGCACTGGGACTTACCGATGGCCAGGTATTGATCGATGTGGTGGACGGGGAGGAACTGTTGTTCAGCCAAAACCTGGCTTGCCCGGAGTGCGGATTCAGCATCGACGAGCTTTCGCCCCGGATGTTCTCGTTCAACAGCCCGTTTGGTGCGTGTCCGACCTGCGACGGATTGGGCAGCCGGATGGAAATCGACCCCGAGCTGGTGGTACCGGACCCGGAGAAAACGATTCGGGAAGGCGCGCTGGAGCCGTGGGCCCATTCGTCCAGCAATTATTACGAACAACTGTTGGAAACGGTCTGCGACCATTTCGGCATCGACATGGACCGGCCCTTTGCCGAACTGTCGCAGGAAGAGCGAAATCTCTTGTTGTATGGTACGCAAGAGCGGATTCCGTTCCGCTACACCAACGATCTGGGTCATCGGCGCGAAACCCAGGTGCGTTTCGAGGGCGTGGTCAATAACCTGCAACGTCGCTATCATGAGACCGGTTCCGATTCGGTTCGCGAAATGATCGAAAACTATATGAGCACCAAGGCTTGCCCCACCTGCAAGGGAGCCCGTCTGCGCAAAGAAAGCCTGCATGTCTTTGTCGGCGGGAAAAACATCGACTATGTGACGCGGCTGTCCGTCCGTGACGCACTTGCTTTTTTCGACAACCTGGAACTGAATGAAAAGGAACAACAGATCGCCCGTCAAGTGTTGAAAGAAATCCGGGAACGTCTCGGATTTCTGGTCAACGTGGGACTGGATTACCTCACCCTGCACCGCTCGGCGGGCACGCTCTCCGGTGGAGAAGCCCAGCGGATCCGTTTGGCCACCCAGATCGGCTCTTCATTGATGGGGGTCCTCTACATTTTGGACGAGCCGAGCATCGGACTGCACCAACGGGACAACAACCGTCTGATCGAAACGTTGGAGCGGATGCGTGATCTGGGCAACACACTGATCGTCGTGGAGCACGATGAAGACACGATGCTGGCCGCCGACTACATCATTGACATCGGGCCGGGTGCCGGTGCACACGGGGGGCGTGTCGTGGCGGCAGGCACACCGGAAGAGGTGATGCGCCATCCCGATTCGTTGACCGGGCAATATCTGAGCGGGCGCAAATTCATCCCGCTCCCCGAAGAGCGGCGCAAGCCCAACGGCAAGTGGCTGGAGGTGCGCGGTGCCAGAGAGAACAACCTGAAAAACATCGACGTCCGCATCCCGCTCGGAGTGTTTACCTGTGTGACGGGCGTTTCCGGTTCCGGCAAAAGTACGCTGGTCAATGAAGTGCTGCACAAGGCGTTGGCCCGTCAACTGAACAAGGCCAAAGTGATTCCCGGCGCCCACGACGAAATCTTCGGGATTGAGCATTTGGACAAAGTGATCGATATCGACCAATCGCCGATCGGGCGCACGCCGCGTTCCAACCCGGCCACCTACACCGGCGTGTTTGACGATATCCGCGAAGTGTTCGCGTCGACGCCGGAGGCCAAAGTCCGCGGTTACAAGAAAGGGCGTTTCAGCTTCAACGTCAAGGGAGGCCGTTGTGAAGCCTGCCGCGGAGACGGAATCATCAAGATCGAGATGCACTTTTTGCCCGACGTCTATGTACCGTGTGAAGAGTGCAAAGGCAAACGGTACAACCGCGACACGTTGGAGATCAAATACAAAGGGAAGAACGTGGCTGATGTGCTGGAGATGACCGTGGAGGAAGCGTTGGAGTTCTTCCAAAACATCCCGCGCATCAAGCGAAAACTCCAAACCTTGTACGATGTCGGATTGGGATACATGAAACTGGGTCAACCGGCGACGACGCTTTCCGGCGGGGAAGCCCAGCGCGTCAAACTGGCTTCCGAGTTGTACAAACGGAGCAATGGCCGAACGCTTTACATCCTGGATGAACCGACCACCGGTCTGCATATCGACGATATCGCCCGCCTGCTCCAAGTCCTGCAACGGTTGGTGGACAACGGGGACACGGTGCTGGTGATCGAACACAATCTGGACGTGATCAAAACAGCCGACTACATCATCGACCTCGGACCGGAAGGCGGAGCCGGGGGAGGCACCATCGTCGCCGCAGGCACTCCCGAAGAAGTGGTGGAAGTCAAGGCCTCCCACACTGGACGTTACCTGAAGCCCATCCTGGAACGGGATCGTCAACGGATGGAACAGTGGATGAAGGAATTGGAGCGCAAGGTGTCCGCATCATCCTGA
- the treC gene encoding alpha,alpha-phosphotrehalase — translation MTQPWWKKAVVYQIYPKSFKDTTGNGVGDLQGIIEKLDYLKTLGVDVIWLTPIYESPQRDNGYDISDYYRINPEYGTMETFERLLKQAHDKGIKVIMDIVVNHTSTEHPWFRDSARSRENPYRDFYIWKDGVNGGPPNNWQSKFGGSAWQYDKRTGQYYLHLFDVTQADLNWENPELRERIYEMMRFWIDKGVDGFRLDVINLISKDQRFPDDTLETPLDDGRKFYTDGPRIHEFLKEMNRRVFAGNPELLTVGEMSSTTIENCIKYTHPDEKELNMVFSFHHLKVDYPNGEKWVAADFDFLRLKRILSDWQYGMQRGGGWNALFWCNHDQPRVVSRFGDDRKYHKESAKMLATAIHLLQGTPFIYQGEEIGMTNPCFDNIEDYRDVESINAYHLLRAQGKDEKTVMAALKQKSRDNARTPMQWSSEENAGFSSGTPWIGLAPNYEEINVEQALKDPDSIFYHYQKLIRLRKEYDVIAYGDYEWILEDHPHIYAYLRHYRQETLLVINNFYGVETTFHLPEHLNLGGRHRILISNYPDTENQLHHLKLRPYESVAFYIERA, via the coding sequence ATGACGCAACCCTGGTGGAAAAAAGCAGTCGTGTACCAAATCTACCCGAAGAGCTTCAAAGATACGACCGGGAACGGTGTGGGCGATCTGCAGGGGATCATCGAAAAGCTCGACTATCTGAAAACATTGGGGGTCGACGTGATTTGGTTGACGCCCATCTATGAATCCCCGCAAAGGGATAACGGTTATGACATCAGTGATTATTACCGGATCAATCCGGAATACGGCACGATGGAGACATTCGAAAGACTCCTTAAGCAGGCGCATGACAAAGGGATCAAAGTGATTATGGATATCGTGGTGAACCATACTTCCACCGAACATCCATGGTTCCGGGATTCGGCCAGGTCGAGGGAAAATCCCTATCGTGACTTCTACATTTGGAAAGACGGAGTGAATGGAGGACCGCCAAACAACTGGCAATCCAAATTCGGCGGGAGTGCATGGCAGTATGATAAACGAACGGGGCAGTATTATCTGCATTTGTTTGATGTGACACAAGCCGATTTGAACTGGGAGAACCCGGAGCTTCGCGAGCGCATCTATGAAATGATGCGATTCTGGATCGACAAGGGCGTGGATGGATTTCGGCTGGATGTGATCAACCTCATTTCCAAGGATCAGCGTTTCCCCGATGATACGCTGGAAACGCCATTGGACGACGGACGCAAATTCTATACGGACGGCCCGCGTATACACGAGTTTTTAAAGGAAATGAACCGACGCGTGTTTGCCGGGAATCCTGAGCTTCTGACGGTGGGAGAGATGTCCTCGACGACAATTGAAAACTGTATCAAATACACCCATCCGGATGAAAAGGAACTGAACATGGTTTTCAGTTTCCATCATCTCAAGGTAGATTATCCGAACGGGGAAAAATGGGTCGCCGCTGATTTTGACTTTCTCCGATTAAAAAGGATTTTAAGCGATTGGCAATATGGAATGCAGCGGGGCGGAGGATGGAATGCCCTGTTTTGGTGCAACCATGATCAACCGAGGGTGGTCTCCCGATTTGGCGATGACCGGAAGTACCATAAGGAATCGGCCAAAATGCTGGCAACCGCCATCCACTTGTTGCAGGGGACTCCCTTTATCTATCAGGGAGAAGAAATCGGCATGACCAATCCCTGTTTTGACAATATCGAGGATTATCGGGATGTGGAGTCCATCAATGCCTATCATCTGCTGCGGGCGCAGGGAAAAGACGAGAAAACCGTGATGGCCGCCTTGAAGCAAAAATCACGGGACAATGCGCGTACGCCCATGCAATGGAGCAGTGAAGAGAATGCAGGCTTTTCGAGTGGAACCCCGTGGATTGGTCTCGCGCCCAACTATGAGGAAATCAATGTGGAACAAGCTTTAAAGGACCCGGATTCGATTTTTTATCACTATCAAAAACTGATCCGGTTACGCAAAGAATACGATGTGATCGCCTATGGGGATTATGAATGGATTTTGGAAGACCATCCCCACATCTATGCGTATCTCCGTCACTATCGTCAGGAAACGCTGTTGGTGATCAACAACTTTTACGGGGTGGAAACGACCTTTCATTTGCCTGAGCATCTCAATCTTGGCGGGCGGCATCGCATATTGATATCCAATTATCCGGACACGGAAAACCAATTGCACCATCTGAAATTACGTCCATATGAATCGGTGGCTTTTTATATAGAGCGAGCGTAA
- the treR gene encoding trehalose operon repressor produces MSRRYIRIYEDIKGKILEYHYLPGDKLPSENDLCRHYGVSRGTIRRALDLLAEEGLIHSLHGKGVYVLENKPITFSVGGLVSFKEASKLSGQAFVTHVPKLESVMISPPLHKKTQLPLGEEAYHLYRVRELDGENIILDINYFLKDVVTDLTKEIAENSIYEYMEQTLQLKIGFARRVIQVEPATSKDKEYLDLQPNNPFVVVVKNFVHLYDGTRFEYTESRHRPDRFVFTEFARRR; encoded by the coding sequence ATGAGCCGGAGATATATCCGGATATATGAGGATATCAAAGGGAAAATATTGGAATATCATTATCTTCCCGGCGATAAGTTGCCGTCTGAAAATGACTTGTGCCGACATTACGGAGTCAGTAGAGGAACCATTCGAAGAGCGTTGGATTTATTGGCCGAAGAGGGACTGATCCACAGTCTGCACGGGAAAGGCGTTTACGTGTTGGAAAACAAACCGATCACCTTTTCGGTGGGGGGACTCGTCAGCTTCAAGGAGGCCAGCAAATTGAGTGGCCAAGCCTTTGTCACCCATGTCCCCAAGTTGGAAAGCGTGATGATCAGCCCTCCTCTTCACAAAAAAACCCAACTGCCTCTCGGGGAAGAGGCGTATCATCTGTATCGTGTTCGCGAGTTGGATGGGGAAAACATCATTTTGGACATCAACTATTTTTTAAAGGATGTCGTGACCGACCTGACAAAGGAGATCGCGGAAAACTCCATCTACGAATATATGGAACAAACGTTGCAACTCAAAATCGGATTTGCCCGAAGAGTGATCCAGGTCGAACCGGCTACTTCGAAAGACAAGGAATATCTGGACCTCCAGCCGAACAATCCCTTTGTCGTGGTGGTGAAGAATTTCGTCCATTTATATGATGGAACCCGGTTTGAATATACCGAATCCCGCCACCGACCCGATCGATTTGTTTTTACGGAATTTGCCCGTCGCCGATAA
- the treP gene encoding PTS system trehalose-specific EIIBC component → MDAMKHSVERIVQAVGGKDNIVTATHCVTRLRLVLKDEGKVDKDALERVDVVKGSFSANGQFQIVIGSGVEKAYGYLREITGMQHATKEEVKSEAEKKLNPLQRLIKTLGDIFIPLLPAIVSAGLLMGINNVLTGKGIFYPNQALIDVHPEWKDFAGIINLIANTAFVFLPGLIGWSAVKRFGGSELLGIVLGLMLIHPDLMNAWSYAEAVSKGTVPYWNVFGLSIQKIGYQGQVLPVLVSAFVLTKIELYLRKRVPEGFQLLLVAPIALLITGFLAFIVIGPVTFAVGKAITSAFVWVFHQLPLIGGLIYGAFYAPLVVTGMHHTFLAVDLQLIASTGGTFLWPILALSNISQGSAALAMMFVSKEEKVKGMSLVSTISAYLGITEPAMFGINIRYRYPFYCGMIGSAIGAVVITSQHVKASSIGVGGLPGFLSIFPQYWGVFFIGMAIALIVPFALTIVWGKSKKKSA, encoded by the coding sequence ATGGATGCGATGAAGCATTCGGTGGAACGGATCGTTCAAGCCGTTGGGGGCAAGGACAACATCGTCACCGCCACCCATTGTGTCACGCGGTTGCGGCTGGTCTTGAAAGATGAAGGGAAAGTTGACAAAGATGCACTGGAACGTGTGGATGTGGTGAAAGGTTCCTTCTCCGCCAACGGACAGTTTCAGATTGTCATCGGTTCGGGCGTTGAGAAGGCTTACGGATATTTGCGTGAAATCACGGGTATGCAACATGCCACCAAGGAAGAAGTCAAAAGCGAAGCCGAGAAAAAACTGAATCCTCTCCAAAGACTCATCAAAACATTGGGAGATATCTTTATTCCGCTTCTGCCGGCGATTGTCAGCGCGGGTCTGTTGATGGGGATCAACAATGTATTGACGGGAAAGGGCATTTTCTATCCCAATCAGGCCTTGATCGACGTCCATCCGGAATGGAAGGATTTCGCCGGCATCATCAATTTGATCGCCAACACCGCCTTTGTTTTCTTGCCGGGACTGATCGGTTGGTCTGCCGTCAAACGTTTTGGGGGCAGTGAGCTTTTGGGCATCGTACTGGGATTGATGCTGATCCATCCGGATTTGATGAATGCCTGGAGTTACGCCGAAGCCGTCTCCAAAGGAACCGTTCCTTACTGGAACGTATTTGGGTTGAGTATCCAAAAAATCGGATACCAAGGTCAAGTCTTGCCGGTACTTGTATCCGCTTTCGTGTTGACCAAGATTGAATTGTATTTGCGAAAACGGGTACCGGAAGGTTTTCAACTGCTGTTGGTGGCACCGATCGCGCTTTTGATCACCGGATTTCTGGCTTTCATCGTGATCGGTCCTGTTACATTTGCCGTTGGGAAAGCGATTACATCTGCATTTGTCTGGGTCTTCCATCAATTGCCGTTGATTGGGGGACTGATTTATGGTGCATTCTATGCGCCTTTGGTGGTCACCGGCATGCACCATACGTTCCTGGCCGTGGATCTGCAGCTGATCGCAAGCACGGGCGGCACCTTCCTGTGGCCGATCCTGGCGTTGTCCAATATCTCTCAGGGATCGGCGGCGTTGGCCATGATGTTTGTTTCCAAAGAGGAAAAGGTCAAAGGAATGTCTTTGGTCTCCACGATCTCCGCTTATCTCGGCATCACGGAACCGGCGATGTTTGGGATCAACATCCGCTACCGCTATCCTTTTTATTGCGGCATGATCGGGTCCGCCATCGGAGCAGTGGTCATCACTTCGCAACATGTCAAAGCTTCTTCGATCGGCGTGGGCGGTCTCCCCGGATTCCTGTCCATTTTCCCTCAGTATTGGGGTGTGTTCTTCATCGGGATGGCCATTGCGTTGATCGTGCCTTTCGCCCTGACGATCGTATGGGGAAAATCGAAAAAGAAATCCGCATAA
- a CDS encoding PDZ domain-containing protein, whose protein sequence is MISWLASPLSSPNTWKALLVHPLWWTALMCVLMQFVFKGLREWRKYGRRLDPPTPLLLRTVFLGAVSGGVCSVLISFWQWEVRPMELWWIWGWTVVLGLFRLRWACVAYGGGLLVLFALVASHVSAEQVPPEWLDVWRRFSMVTERDWLYLIGLLHVLEWLLIRMDGLAGFIPETVRHRDGYMVGGFRLQKLWAVPLIVPTAGGWLPLPLLLGFSRLNLSMLHQQQKRRASTFALLYALVLAGLTWASTWWTPLIWVAAVFSVVGHEAIYLIGKWREKRREPRFASHFRGMSVLAVLPDTPASQMGIRPGERITRMNGVHIRTVDDIRLAMQKSPAYCKLEVVDEMGETRLVQRAVYEGDPSDLGVIPSPGPITRISSPVSEAVSP, encoded by the coding sequence TTGATTTCATGGTTGGCTTCTCCATTGTCGTCACCGAACACATGGAAAGCCTTGTTGGTCCATCCGCTGTGGTGGACGGCTTTGATGTGCGTGTTGATGCAATTCGTGTTTAAAGGCTTGCGGGAATGGCGAAAATACGGTCGGCGTCTGGACCCGCCCACGCCGTTGTTGTTGCGTACGGTTTTTTTGGGAGCGGTGAGCGGTGGAGTGTGTTCGGTTCTCATTTCATTTTGGCAGTGGGAAGTCCGCCCCATGGAGTTGTGGTGGATTTGGGGATGGACGGTGGTGCTCGGTTTATTCCGGCTGCGTTGGGCGTGTGTCGCTTATGGAGGCGGATTGCTTGTCTTGTTCGCGCTTGTTGCGTCACACGTGTCGGCTGAGCAGGTGCCGCCGGAATGGCTGGACGTATGGCGGAGATTCTCCATGGTCACCGAGCGGGACTGGTTATATTTGATTGGATTGCTGCATGTGCTGGAGTGGTTGTTAATCCGAATGGACGGTTTGGCCGGGTTCATTCCGGAAACAGTCCGGCACCGTGACGGGTACATGGTCGGCGGATTCCGACTGCAAAAGCTGTGGGCGGTTCCGCTCATTGTTCCGACTGCGGGCGGATGGTTGCCATTGCCCTTGTTGCTGGGCTTCTCTCGTCTCAATCTGTCGATGCTTCATCAGCAACAAAAACGGCGGGCATCCACTTTTGCCTTGCTGTATGCGCTTGTATTGGCCGGGTTGACCTGGGCTTCCACATGGTGGACACCTTTGATATGGGTGGCTGCTGTTTTTTCCGTGGTGGGTCATGAGGCCATCTATCTGATTGGGAAATGGCGGGAAAAAAGGAGAGAACCACGGTTTGCCTCCCATTTTCGCGGAATGTCCGTGTTGGCCGTGTTGCCGGATACGCCGGCGTCACAGATGGGGATTCGTCCCGGTGAACGGATTACCAGGATGAACGGTGTTCACATTCGGACGGTGGACGATATACGGTTGGCGATGCAAAAGTCGCCCGCTTACTGCAAGCTGGAAGTGGTGGATGAAATGGGGGAAACGAGACTGGTACAACGGGCGGTATACGAGGGGGACCCGTCAGACCTCGGTGTGATCCCCTCACCGGGCCCGATCACTCGGATCTCCTCACCTGTTTCGGAGGCGGTTTCTCCCTAG
- the uvrB gene encoding excinuclease ABC subunit UvrB, translating into MERKFQLVSEYEPCGDQPKAIEQLAQGVLSGKKFQTLLGATGTGKTFTIAHTIARVNKPTLVIAPNKTLAAQLCGELKEFFPHNAVEYFVSYYDYYQPEAYVPQTDTYIEKDASINDEIDKLRHSATSALLERRDVIIVASVSCIYGLGSPDEYRDQVLSLRVGMERDRNEVLRKLVDIQYQRNDINFVRGTFRVRGDVLEIFPVSRSEQAVRVEFFGDEIDRIREIDVVTGEIIGDREHVAIFPASHYVTREEVMRRALRDIEQELQERLAELREQGKLLEAQRLEQRTRYDMEMMREMGFCSGIENYSRHLVGKKAGEPPYTLLDYFPDDYLIVIDESHVTVPQIRGMYNGDMSRKEVLVEHGFRLPSAKDNRPLKFEEFEERINQVIFVSATPGPYELEKAPDVVEQIIRPTGLVDPKVHVRPIEGQIDDLIGEIHKRIERDERVLVTTLTKKMAEDLTDYLKDVGIKVRYLHSDIKTIERMQILRDLRLGEFDVLVGINLLREGLDLPEVSLVAILDADKEGFLREERSLIQTIGRAARNANGEVIMYADTITKSMRKAIDETERRRRIQIAYNEQHGITPQTVRKKVRDVIEATKVAEDKPTYETANRVAKMTKKERQRLIAQLEKEMKAAAKELEFERAAELRDMIIELKAEGA; encoded by the coding sequence TTGGAACGAAAGTTTCAATTGGTTTCCGAATACGAGCCGTGCGGCGATCAGCCGAAAGCGATCGAACAGCTTGCACAAGGCGTTTTATCGGGAAAAAAGTTTCAGACCCTGCTGGGAGCTACCGGAACGGGGAAAACGTTCACGATCGCACACACGATCGCCCGCGTGAACAAACCGACCCTTGTGATTGCACCCAACAAAACGCTGGCCGCCCAGCTGTGCGGGGAGCTGAAAGAGTTTTTCCCGCACAATGCGGTGGAGTATTTCGTCAGTTATTATGATTACTATCAACCGGAAGCCTATGTGCCGCAAACGGACACATATATCGAGAAAGACGCGTCCATCAACGATGAGATCGACAAATTGCGCCACTCCGCCACGAGTGCATTGTTGGAGCGGCGGGACGTCATCATCGTGGCGAGTGTCTCCTGCATCTACGGCTTGGGTTCACCGGACGAGTACCGTGACCAGGTGCTCTCCCTGCGCGTCGGGATGGAGCGGGATCGAAACGAGGTTCTGCGCAAACTGGTGGATATCCAGTACCAGCGCAATGACATCAACTTTGTCCGCGGCACTTTCCGTGTACGGGGCGACGTGTTGGAGATCTTCCCCGTTTCACGGAGCGAGCAGGCAGTGAGGGTTGAATTTTTCGGTGACGAGATCGACCGGATTCGCGAGATCGACGTCGTCACCGGTGAAATTATCGGGGATCGCGAACATGTGGCCATCTTCCCCGCGTCGCACTATGTGACGCGGGAAGAAGTCATGCGTCGTGCGCTCCGCGATATCGAACAGGAGCTGCAGGAGCGGTTGGCCGAATTGCGCGAGCAGGGCAAACTGCTCGAAGCCCAGCGGCTCGAGCAGCGCACCCGCTACGACATGGAGATGATGCGGGAGATGGGATTCTGTTCGGGCATCGAGAACTACTCCCGTCACCTGGTGGGCAAAAAAGCGGGTGAACCGCCGTATACGCTGCTGGATTATTTCCCCGATGACTATCTGATCGTCATCGACGAATCGCACGTTACCGTGCCCCAGATCCGTGGGATGTACAACGGAGACATGTCGCGCAAAGAGGTATTGGTGGAGCACGGCTTCCGGCTGCCCTCGGCCAAGGATAACCGACCGCTCAAGTTTGAGGAGTTTGAGGAACGGATCAATCAGGTCATCTTCGTTTCGGCCACACCGGGTCCATATGAACTGGAAAAAGCACCTGACGTCGTGGAGCAGATCATCCGTCCCACCGGTCTGGTCGACCCCAAAGTGCATGTGCGGCCGATTGAGGGGCAGATCGATGATCTGATCGGTGAAATCCACAAGCGGATCGAACGGGACGAGCGGGTGCTGGTCACCACCCTGACCAAAAAGATGGCCGAGGATTTGACGGACTATCTGAAAGACGTCGGTATCAAGGTGCGCTATTTGCATTCGGACATCAAAACGATTGAGCGGATGCAGATCCTGCGCGACTTGCGGTTGGGCGAATTCGATGTCTTGGTGGGGATCAACCTGCTCCGGGAAGGATTGGACCTGCCCGAGGTGTCGTTGGTGGCCATCCTGGATGCGGACAAGGAAGGTTTCTTGCGCGAGGAGCGTTCCCTGATCCAGACGATCGGCCGTGCGGCCCGCAATGCTAACGGCGAAGTCATCATGTACGCCGACACCATCACCAAATCGATGCGAAAGGCAATCGACGAGACGGAACGGCGTCGCCGCATCCAGATCGCGTACAACGAGCAGCATGGCATCACACCGCAGACGGTGCGCAAAAAAGTGCGCGATGTGATTGAAGCGACCAAGGTGGCAGAAGATAAGCCCACATATGAAACGGCCAACCGGGTCGCGAAGATGACCAAAAAAGAGCGTCAACGGTTGATCGCTCAGCTGGAAAAAGAGATGAAAGCGGCGGCCAAGGAGTTGGAGTTCGAGCGGGCGGCGGAACTTCGGGACATGATCATCGAACTGAAAGCGGAGGGAGCATGA